The region TGGCTTACGGGCTGGTGGGGCTGGTCTGCTGGCGCATGGTGCGCGACGCTCAGAGCGTGAAGTCGCTGTTTAAAACCGGCGTGGTGCTCTATCTCATTGGCATTGCGGTGCTGCTGCTGCTCGGCATGATGTCCGGTGACAGCATGAACCGCTCCTGGACGCCGCAGGCGGGCGATCTGTTCTATGAGAAATTCTGGCGTCTCGAAGGCGGTATGGAAGCCATCCGCAATCGCCTCAATCTGCTCTCCTCGATGCTGCTGGCGCTCGGCGCGCAGTATGGCTGGCAACTGGCGGGCCTGATGCTGACCGGCGCGGCGCTGATGCGCAGCGGCTGGCTACGCGGCGAATTCAGCCAGCGGCACTACCGGCGCACGGGCTTCGGGCTGGTGGCGCTTGGCGTGGCGATTAATCTGCCGGCGATTATCGTTCAGTGGCGGCTCGGCTGGGATTACCGCTGGTGCGCGTTTATTCTTCAGGCGCCGCGCGAGCTCGGCGCGCCGCTTCAGGCGCTTGGCTATACGGCGCTTGTGTTCGGCTACTGGCCGTGGCTGGCGCGCCTGAGACTGATGACCGCCGTCGCCTGCGTGGGGCGG is a window of Cronobacter muytjensii ATCC 51329 DNA encoding:
- the yeiB gene encoding DUF418 domain-containing protein YeiB; its protein translation is MTRNITLDAVRGLAILGILLLNITAFGLPKAAYLNPAWYGAITDRDAWTWALLDLFAQVKFLTLFALLFGAGLQMLLPRGKRWIQARLTLLVLLGFIHAIFIWDGDILLAYGLVGLVCWRMVRDAQSVKSLFKTGVVLYLIGIAVLLLLGMMSGDSMNRSWTPQAGDLFYEKFWRLEGGMEAIRNRLNLLSSMLLALGAQYGWQLAGLMLTGAALMRSGWLRGEFSQRHYRRTGFGLVALGVAINLPAIIVQWRLGWDYRWCAFILQAPRELGAPLQALGYTALVFGYWPWLARLRLMTAVACVGRMALTNYLLQSLICTTLFNHFGLFMKFDRFALLAFVPAVWAVNLVFSVLWLRYFRQGPLEWLWRRLTRLAAGAPQSASSR